One window of Tenacibaculum maritimum NCIMB 2154 genomic DNA carries:
- a CDS encoding aminopeptidase P family protein: MKYHPINNKLFIENRKNFTAKMKANSLAVFNSNDIYPISADSTMPFEQHRDIFYLSGVDQEESILVLFPDCPKKQYREVLFLKETNEHIAIWEGEKLTKEKAFETSGIKTVFWLSDLEKVFAEMMALADTIYINTNEHYRANVETQTREDRFTKWLVAKYPAHSVAKSNPILQRLRSVKSPIEIELIQQACNITEKGFRRILNFVKPNVWEFEIEAEFMHEFLRNRSKKFAYTPIIASGNNANVLHYIENNQQCKAGDLILLDVGAEYANYSSDMTRTIPVSGRFSDRQKQVYNAVNRVKDEATKMLIPGTDWTQYHIEVGKLMTSELLGLGLIDKADIQNEDPNWPAYKKYFMHGTSHHMGLDTHDYGLLHEPMQANMVFTVEPGIYIPEEGFGIRLEDDVVIQEKGAPFNLMRNIPIEADEIETLMNEQ, from the coding sequence ATGAAGTACCATCCAATAAATAACAAGTTGTTTATAGAAAATCGCAAGAATTTTACTGCAAAAATGAAAGCAAATAGTTTAGCAGTTTTTAATTCAAATGATATTTACCCTATCAGTGCAGATAGCACAATGCCTTTTGAGCAGCATAGGGATATTTTTTACCTATCTGGTGTAGATCAAGAAGAAAGTATTTTAGTTTTATTTCCTGATTGTCCTAAAAAACAGTACCGAGAAGTATTATTTTTAAAAGAAACGAATGAACATATCGCTATTTGGGAAGGTGAAAAATTAACTAAAGAAAAAGCTTTTGAAACAAGCGGTATTAAAACCGTTTTTTGGCTAAGCGATCTGGAAAAGGTATTTGCTGAGATGATGGCTCTTGCAGATACTATTTACATCAACACCAACGAACATTACCGTGCTAATGTGGAAACACAAACTAGAGAAGATCGCTTTACAAAATGGTTAGTAGCTAAATACCCTGCCCATTCCGTGGCAAAAAGCAACCCTATTCTTCAGCGTTTACGTTCTGTTAAAAGTCCAATTGAAATTGAGCTAATCCAACAAGCCTGTAATATCACTGAAAAAGGATTTCGTAGAATCTTAAACTTTGTAAAACCTAATGTTTGGGAATTTGAAATTGAAGCTGAATTTATGCATGAATTTTTAAGAAACCGTTCAAAAAAATTCGCTTATACCCCTATCATCGCCTCTGGTAATAATGCAAACGTACTTCATTATATCGAAAACAATCAACAATGTAAAGCAGGCGATTTAATTTTATTAGATGTGGGAGCTGAGTACGCTAATTATTCATCAGATATGACACGCACAATTCCTGTTTCTGGTCGTTTTTCTGATAGGCAAAAGCAAGTTTACAATGCAGTTAACCGAGTAAAAGACGAAGCTACTAAAATGCTAATCCCAGGTACTGACTGGACTCAATACCATATAGAAGTTGGCAAATTAATGACCTCTGAATTGCTAGGCTTAGGTCTGATAGATAAAGCAGATATCCAAAATGAAGATCCTAATTGGCCTGCTTATAAAAAATATTTCATGCATGGAACTTCTCACCATATGGGGCTAGATACTCACGATTATGGTTTGCTACACGAACCTATGCAAGCAAATATGGTATTTACTGTAGAACCAGGTATATACATTCCTGAAGAAGGCTTTGGAATTCGCTTAGAAGATGACGTTGTCATTCAAGAAAAAGGCGCCCCTTTTAATTTAATGAGAAACATCCCTATTGAAGCTGATGAAATAGAAACACTAATGAACGAACAATAA
- a CDS encoding DEAD/DEAH box helicase, with protein MTFKSLGLTEELLKAVKEKGYTTPSPIQGKAIPIILDRKDVLASAQTGTGKTAGFTLPILQIITETKNPKYRPIKALILTPTRELAAQIYDNVRDYSKYLNIKSTAIFGGVKPKSQIATLKGGIDILVATPGRLIDLHNQKALSLKRVDILILDEADRMLDMGFIRDIKKVINFLPKKRQNLLFSATFSKEIKELAKSILKAPVLVEAAPENTAAEMVIQKIYRVPKSKKAAMVSQLISEGNWNQVLIFTRTKHGANKLTEKLLKKNISAAAIHGNKSQGARTKALKGFKENSIRVLVATDIAARGLDIPLLPHVINYELPNIAEDYVHRIGRTGRAGASGEAISLVSDEELEYAKNIEKLLGKKLDISKLKNFDINELETKKIPKEKSFKAKKHNNSKSNSSPKRATKSTTKPTKKSRQEDTPFPKKKEK; from the coding sequence ATGACGTTCAAATCATTAGGCTTAACAGAAGAGCTACTAAAAGCAGTTAAAGAAAAAGGATATACAACTCCATCTCCGATACAAGGAAAAGCAATTCCAATAATATTAGATAGAAAAGACGTATTAGCTTCCGCGCAAACAGGAACGGGCAAAACTGCTGGCTTTACTTTGCCAATATTACAAATCATAACTGAAACTAAAAACCCTAAATATAGGCCTATAAAAGCCTTAATTTTAACACCTACTAGAGAATTAGCTGCTCAAATTTATGATAATGTCAGAGACTATAGTAAATATCTTAACATCAAATCTACTGCAATATTTGGAGGCGTAAAGCCTAAGTCTCAAATAGCTACTTTAAAAGGAGGGATAGATATATTAGTAGCCACCCCTGGAAGGTTAATCGATTTACATAATCAAAAGGCACTATCACTCAAAAGAGTTGATATTTTAATTTTGGATGAAGCCGATAGAATGCTAGACATGGGATTTATTAGAGATATAAAAAAAGTCATCAATTTCTTACCTAAAAAGCGACAAAATCTATTATTCTCTGCTACCTTTTCTAAAGAAATTAAAGAATTAGCAAAAAGCATTTTAAAGGCCCCTGTACTTGTTGAAGCTGCTCCTGAAAACACCGCTGCCGAAATGGTAATTCAAAAAATTTATAGAGTTCCTAAAAGTAAGAAAGCAGCCATGGTATCACAACTTATCTCTGAGGGGAATTGGAACCAAGTTTTAATTTTTACAAGAACAAAGCATGGTGCTAATAAACTCACAGAAAAGCTTCTTAAAAAAAATATTTCCGCTGCTGCAATACATGGAAATAAAAGTCAAGGAGCTAGAACAAAAGCCTTGAAAGGCTTTAAAGAAAATAGCATTCGCGTATTGGTAGCCACTGATATTGCAGCACGTGGTTTAGACATTCCTTTACTACCTCACGTTATTAATTATGAACTACCTAATATAGCTGAAGATTATGTACACCGAATAGGAAGAACAGGAAGAGCTGGCGCTAGCGGAGAGGCTATTTCTTTAGTTTCTGACGAAGAACTAGAATATGCTAAAAATATTGAAAAACTACTAGGTAAAAAATTAGATATAAGCAAATTAAAAAACTTCGATATCAATGAATTAGAAACTAAAAAGATTCCTAAAGAAAAAAGCTTCAAAGCTAAAAAACATAACAACTCAAAAAGCAATTCTTCTCCTAAAAGAGCCACTAAAAGCACAACCAAGCCTACAAAAAAATCTAGGCAAGAAGACACACCTTTTCCTAAAAAGAAAGAAAAGTAA
- a CDS encoding protein-disulfide reductase DsbD family protein encodes MKNKLFFLSFLLTSFFAVSQIHTPVKWSTSVEKISKTEYNLVIKSTIEKGWHLYSQNVPKDLPIGTIFTFKKNNPFELVGNTSEGKGHVVHDPVFNKKIKYFENKAIFKQRIKVKDSSQKITGEVEFLACNNVSCLPPSYEDLVFDLTLSIPVKKKELETKATTSKNTYKDKGVLSIFLLAFLSGFAALLTPCVFPMIPMTVSFFTKQSKNKAIGIKNAIIYGISIIAIYVLLGSVVTAIFGADALNALSTNVWFNLIFFLLLLIFAISFLGAFEITLPSSWATKVDSQADRGGLIGMFFMALALAIVSFSCTGPIVGTLLVEAASKGGFAPVIGMLGFSLAIAIPFALFAAFPGWLNSLPKSGGWLNTVKVVLGFLELALAFKFLSNADLVLQLHWLEREVFIAIWIAIFGVLSFYLFGKIQLPHDSPLSHISVGRLSLGLVTLSFTIYMIPGLWGAPLNLISAFPPPQHYSEAPYGVGYSKLSNNVNISNTHEKSEKHQEKIPEGAHLMPPHDIIAFNDYDKGITYAKKVGKPILIDFTGHACVNCRKMEQNVWVQPNVLNILKNDVVLISLYVDDKRPLKENEITDSKLRPGKKLKYIGQKWSEFQAIKYKANSQPFYVLINHNEENITTPVGYMPDANEYYSWLQKGISNFK; translated from the coding sequence ATGAAAAATAAACTATTCTTTTTAAGCTTTTTATTGACAAGCTTTTTTGCTGTATCACAAATTCACACCCCTGTAAAATGGAGTACTTCAGTTGAAAAAATTTCGAAAACTGAGTATAATCTAGTTATCAAATCAACTATTGAAAAAGGGTGGCATTTGTACTCACAAAATGTTCCTAAAGATTTACCTATTGGAACTATTTTCACTTTTAAAAAAAATAATCCTTTTGAATTAGTAGGTAATACTAGCGAAGGAAAAGGACACGTAGTTCACGATCCTGTTTTTAATAAAAAAATAAAATATTTCGAAAATAAAGCCATTTTTAAACAACGTATAAAAGTAAAGGATAGCTCTCAAAAAATAACTGGAGAGGTAGAGTTTTTAGCCTGCAATAATGTAAGTTGCCTCCCTCCTTCCTATGAAGATTTGGTTTTTGACCTTACTTTAAGCATCCCTGTAAAAAAAAAAGAACTAGAAACTAAAGCAACAACCTCAAAAAACACCTATAAAGATAAAGGAGTCCTAAGTATCTTTTTATTAGCGTTCTTATCTGGATTTGCAGCATTATTAACACCTTGTGTCTTCCCTATGATTCCTATGACTGTAAGTTTTTTCACCAAGCAAAGTAAAAACAAAGCCATCGGAATTAAAAATGCTATTATTTACGGAATATCGATTATCGCTATTTATGTGCTTTTGGGCTCTGTAGTCACTGCCATATTTGGAGCAGACGCTTTAAATGCCTTATCTACAAATGTTTGGTTTAATCTTATCTTCTTCTTGCTACTACTTATTTTTGCTATTTCTTTCTTAGGAGCTTTCGAAATTACATTACCTAGTTCATGGGCTACGAAAGTAGATTCTCAAGCTGATCGAGGTGGTCTAATTGGTATGTTTTTTATGGCACTCGCTTTGGCCATTGTTTCTTTTTCTTGTACAGGTCCTATTGTTGGAACTTTATTAGTTGAAGCTGCTTCGAAAGGCGGATTTGCTCCTGTGATAGGAATGCTTGGATTTTCACTAGCAATTGCCATTCCTTTTGCTTTATTTGCGGCTTTCCCTGGCTGGCTAAACTCTCTTCCCAAATCAGGAGGGTGGCTCAATACAGTAAAAGTAGTACTAGGTTTTTTAGAACTGGCTTTAGCTTTTAAATTTTTATCAAATGCTGATTTAGTATTGCAATTACATTGGCTAGAGAGAGAAGTATTCATTGCTATTTGGATTGCCATTTTTGGGGTACTTTCTTTTTATCTGTTTGGAAAAATTCAATTGCCACATGACAGTCCTTTAAGTCATATTTCTGTAGGAAGATTAAGCTTGGGACTCGTAACATTATCATTCACTATATATATGATCCCAGGATTATGGGGAGCTCCTTTAAATTTAATAAGTGCATTTCCTCCTCCACAACACTATAGCGAAGCTCCTTATGGAGTTGGGTATTCTAAATTAAGTAATAATGTAAACATTTCTAATACTCATGAAAAATCAGAAAAACATCAAGAAAAAATTCCTGAAGGAGCTCACTTAATGCCTCCTCATGATATTATTGCTTTTAACGATTATGACAAAGGAATTACCTATGCTAAAAAAGTAGGAAAACCTATATTAATTGATTTTACAGGGCATGCATGTGTCAATTGCCGTAAAATGGAGCAAAATGTTTGGGTCCAACCCAATGTTTTAAATATTCTTAAAAACGATGTAGTTCTCATTTCTTTATATGTAGATGACAAACGTCCTTTAAAAGAAAATGAAATTACAGATTCAAAATTAAGACCTGGTAAAAAACTAAAATATATTGGACAGAAATGGAGCGAATTCCAAGCTATCAAATACAAAGCAAATTCACAACCATTTTACGTACTAATAAATCATAACGAAGAAAATATAACTACTCCCGTAGGCTATATGCCAGATGCAAATGAATATTATTCCTGGTTACAAAAAGGAATATCCAATTTTAAATAA
- the folB gene encoding dihydroneopterin aldolase: MGTIKVNNIKLYAYHGCLDEEAKIGSEYRVDLKVNANLQKSSETDDLADTVDYVHLNHIVKEEMAIRSKLLEEVAARILVRILKEIQLVKKVRISVAKINPPIGGNVEEVAIVLRKKRKD, translated from the coding sequence ATGGGAACTATAAAAGTAAATAACATAAAACTATATGCTTATCATGGCTGTTTGGATGAAGAAGCTAAAATTGGTAGTGAATATAGAGTTGATCTTAAGGTAAACGCAAATTTACAGAAGTCATCAGAAACAGACGATTTAGCTGATACGGTAGATTATGTGCATTTGAACCATATTGTGAAAGAAGAAATGGCTATTAGATCCAAGTTGCTAGAGGAGGTAGCAGCAAGAATTTTAGTTCGAATTCTTAAAGAAATACAACTGGTAAAAAAGGTACGCATAAGCGTAGCAAAAATAAACCCACCAATAGGAGGAAATGTAGAGGAAGTAGCAATTGTTTTAAGAAAAAAACGAAAAGATTAA
- a CDS encoding MBL fold metallo-hydrolase, with protein sequence MRIYPIETGNLKLDGGAMFGVVPKSIWQKTNPADNNNMIDLGMRSMLIEDEDRLILVDTGMGSKQSDKFFGYYYLFGNFSLDSSLAKYGFHRDDITDVFLTHLHFDHCGGAIQWNKERTGYEPAFKNAKFWSNERHWDWAVAPNPREKASFLKENILPIEESGQLNFIHRNAKDQIGFDVLFMDGHTEKQMLPKIKYKEKTIVFMADLLPTIGHIPLPYVMGYDTRPLLTIKEKSDFLNEAATNGYYLFLEHDAHNELCTVKHTEKGVRLEENYKFTDIFN encoded by the coding sequence ATGAGAATTTATCCAATAGAAACAGGTAATTTAAAATTAGATGGAGGCGCTATGTTTGGTGTCGTTCCTAAGTCTATTTGGCAAAAAACAAATCCGGCTGATAATAATAATATGATCGATCTGGGCATGCGTAGTATGCTTATCGAAGATGAGGATCGCTTGATCTTAGTTGATACAGGAATGGGATCAAAACAATCGGATAAGTTTTTTGGGTACTATTATTTATTTGGTAATTTCTCGCTTGACAGTTCTTTAGCAAAGTATGGCTTTCACAGAGATGATATAACAGATGTTTTTTTAACTCACTTGCATTTTGATCATTGTGGAGGAGCTATACAATGGAATAAAGAAAGAACAGGTTATGAACCTGCCTTTAAAAATGCTAAATTTTGGTCAAATGAGCGTCATTGGGATTGGGCAGTAGCTCCGAACCCTAGAGAAAAAGCTTCTTTTTTAAAAGAAAATATTTTGCCTATTGAAGAAAGTGGTCAATTGAATTTTATTCATCGAAATGCAAAAGATCAAATAGGTTTTGACGTACTTTTTATGGATGGTCATACAGAAAAACAAATGTTGCCAAAAATTAAGTACAAAGAAAAAACTATTGTTTTTATGGCAGATTTGTTACCAACAATAGGGCATATTCCACTTCCTTATGTTATGGGATATGACACTCGTCCATTATTAACAATTAAAGAAAAATCCGATTTTTTAAACGAAGCTGCAACTAACGGGTATTATTTATTTCTTGAGCATGATGCTCATAATGAATTATGCACTGTAAAACATACCGAAAAAGGAGTTCGTTTAGAGGAAAACTATAAATTTACAGATATTTTTAATTAA
- a CDS encoding S8 family peptidase, translating into MRILKPVFYTAIATFALASCKSVNKIAVPAGSNTAINLPAKKSPLTEEQKKGWQHLDLVTDTIPGMSVDKAYKFLEGKKGIEVIVGVVDSGTDLKHEDLVDVAWVNEKEVVGNGVDDDKNGYVDDINGWNFLGKSYKEHLEYERILMNPSIADAETLAEVKAYQQEKVNKAKENKQRFSGILEGVKASDSALTKYFGKEDYTKEEVQVINTSDSELLKAVETAKGIYGFGFSSLGEAKKQLVKLVEGATKTIKGDNLKIDYRIVVGDNAYDIKDKPGYGDANSGHSEKGEAHGSHVSGIIGATRNNGKGMNGVANNVKIMAVRSVSDGDEYDKDVALGLRYAVDNGAKVINTSFGKAFSPNKNWVYDAIKYAADKDVLIVNAAGNDGKNIDVEKTYPNDAPDLVNEISDNFLTVGAMSANYNENLPASFSNYGKKNVDVFAPGVQIYSTTPDGEYKKFSGTSMASPSTAGVAALIRSYYPQLSASQVKHILMNSGTKIDFEVIQPGSASRANPEGKKVPFSELSVSGRVVNAYNALRMADRMVNGKK; encoded by the coding sequence ATGAGAATTTTAAAACCAGTATTTTATACAGCAATAGCAACATTTGCTTTAGCTAGTTGTAAATCTGTTAATAAGATTGCTGTGCCAGCAGGTTCAAATACAGCAATAAACTTACCAGCTAAAAAATCTCCTTTAACGGAAGAACAAAAAAAAGGATGGCAGCATTTGGATTTAGTTACTGATACAATTCCAGGAATGAGTGTTGATAAGGCATATAAATTCTTGGAAGGGAAAAAAGGAATAGAGGTTATTGTAGGTGTAGTAGATAGTGGAACTGACTTGAAACATGAAGACTTAGTAGATGTAGCTTGGGTGAATGAAAAAGAAGTTGTTGGAAATGGAGTTGATGATGATAAAAATGGATACGTAGATGATATTAATGGATGGAATTTTCTAGGGAAATCATACAAAGAACACTTAGAATATGAACGTATCTTAATGAATCCATCTATTGCAGACGCTGAAACTCTAGCGGAAGTAAAAGCTTACCAGCAAGAAAAAGTCAATAAAGCAAAAGAAAATAAGCAACGTTTTAGTGGAATACTAGAGGGGGTAAAGGCCTCTGATAGCGCGTTGACTAAATATTTTGGAAAAGAAGATTATACTAAAGAAGAAGTTCAAGTAATTAATACTAGTGATTCAGAATTATTAAAAGCTGTAGAAACTGCTAAAGGAATATATGGTTTTGGATTTTCTTCTTTAGGAGAAGCTAAAAAGCAATTGGTTAAATTGGTTGAAGGAGCAACGAAAACAATAAAAGGAGATAATTTAAAAATAGATTATCGTATTGTTGTTGGTGATAATGCATATGATATTAAAGATAAGCCTGGTTATGGAGATGCTAACTCGGGGCACTCTGAAAAAGGAGAAGCACACGGTTCTCATGTGTCAGGTATCATTGGAGCTACTAGAAATAATGGCAAAGGAATGAATGGAGTTGCTAATAATGTGAAAATTATGGCAGTTCGTTCAGTTTCAGATGGAGATGAATATGATAAAGATGTTGCCTTAGGCTTACGTTACGCTGTTGATAATGGGGCTAAAGTAATTAATACAAGTTTTGGTAAAGCTTTTTCACCTAACAAGAACTGGGTGTATGATGCTATTAAATATGCCGCCGATAAAGATGTGTTAATTGTGAATGCAGCAGGAAATGATGGTAAAAATATTGACGTAGAAAAAACGTATCCAAATGATGCTCCTGATTTAGTAAATGAAATCTCTGATAATTTCTTAACGGTAGGAGCTATGAGTGCTAATTATAATGAAAATTTACCAGCGAGTTTTTCTAACTATGGAAAGAAAAATGTAGATGTATTTGCGCCTGGAGTTCAAATTTATTCTACAACGCCAGATGGTGAATACAAGAAATTTAGTGGAACTTCAATGGCTTCTCCATCTACGGCAGGAGTTGCTGCACTAATAAGATCTTACTATCCACAACTAAGTGCTAGTCAGGTAAAGCATATTTTGATGAATTCAGGAACCAAAATTGATTTTGAAGTAATTCAACCAGGATCAGCATCGAGGGCAAACCCTGAAGGTAAGAAGGTGCCTTTTTCTGAGTTATCAGTGTCTGGACGTGTTGTAAATGCATACAATGCTTTACGTATGGCAGATAGAATGGTGAATGGAAAGAAATAA
- a CDS encoding M1 family metallopeptidase, with the protein MKKIIFFGFLLFVIKFYGRVPQNKKFISNGYWQQHVDYTMDIDMDVETFRYQGKQTLIYTNNSPDVLKKVYYHLYFNAFQPNSQMDIRSRNIKDPDGRVKDRISKLLPSEVGYIKVKSLKQNGINVRKEVVGTILEVTLNKPIKSGEQATFEMLFEAQVPKQIRRSGRNNSEGVALSMTQWYPKMAEYDFQGWHTPPYLGREFHGVWGNFDVTLHIDKNYVVGGSGYVQNPQEVGHGYENKNEKLRIPRGKKLTWKFKAPNVHDFTWAADPEYTHDVFKMNNGIDLHFLYKKTLDRSFKENWKKLQPKTAELINYFSKNIGQYPYKQYSVIQGGDGGMEYAMCTLITGKRKWRSLFGVTAHEIAHTWFQFLLATNESLHPWMDEGFTTYVSNKAENEILRGGANNPHEGSYRGYHYVVRTGTEEPLSTHADRYDTNRAYGIASYSKGNIFLSQLEYIIGEENVRKTLKKYFDDFAFKHPTPNDIQRTAEKVSGIHLGWYLNEWTQTTHTIDYGIRSVEGNKIILERIGKMPMPIDVEVVYKDGTKEMFNIPLRMMRGEKPTSATILEDWTFAHPTYTFATRKAVKSVTIDPSQLMADIELNNNTFYLN; encoded by the coding sequence ATGAAGAAAATAATTTTTTTTGGCTTTCTTTTGTTTGTGATAAAGTTCTATGGGAGAGTACCTCAAAATAAGAAGTTTATAAGTAATGGATATTGGCAGCAACATGTGGATTATACAATGGATATCGATATGGATGTTGAAACATTTCGGTATCAAGGAAAACAAACGTTAATATATACCAATAACTCTCCAGATGTATTGAAAAAGGTATATTATCACTTGTACTTTAATGCATTTCAGCCGAATTCGCAAATGGACATACGCTCTAGGAATATTAAAGATCCAGATGGTAGGGTGAAGGATAGAATTAGCAAATTATTACCTTCTGAGGTAGGTTATATCAAAGTAAAATCATTAAAGCAAAATGGAATCAACGTAAGAAAAGAAGTCGTAGGTACTATTTTGGAAGTAACTTTAAATAAGCCAATAAAATCAGGAGAACAAGCAACTTTTGAGATGTTATTTGAAGCTCAAGTACCCAAGCAAATACGTCGCTCAGGTCGTAATAACTCAGAAGGAGTAGCGTTGTCAATGACGCAATGGTACCCAAAGATGGCAGAGTATGATTTCCAAGGATGGCACACTCCCCCGTATTTAGGTAGGGAGTTTCACGGGGTTTGGGGAAATTTTGATGTAACTCTTCATATAGATAAAAATTATGTAGTAGGAGGAAGTGGATATGTTCAAAACCCTCAAGAAGTTGGACATGGTTATGAAAATAAAAATGAAAAACTACGTATTCCAAGAGGAAAAAAGTTAACATGGAAATTCAAAGCTCCGAATGTACATGATTTTACTTGGGCAGCAGATCCAGAATATACTCATGATGTATTTAAAATGAATAATGGAATTGATCTTCATTTCTTGTATAAGAAAACACTGGATCGATCTTTTAAAGAAAACTGGAAGAAATTACAACCTAAAACAGCGGAGTTGATAAACTATTTTAGTAAAAATATTGGGCAATATCCATATAAACAATATTCTGTAATTCAAGGAGGAGATGGAGGAATGGAATATGCTATGTGCACGTTAATTACAGGAAAGAGAAAGTGGAGAAGTTTATTTGGAGTAACAGCGCATGAAATAGCACATACTTGGTTTCAATTTTTGTTAGCAACTAATGAGAGCTTACATCCATGGATGGATGAAGGGTTTACTACATATGTGTCTAATAAAGCGGAAAATGAAATATTGAGAGGAGGAGCAAATAACCCTCATGAAGGCTCATACAGAGGGTATCACTATGTAGTAAGAACAGGAACTGAAGAACCTTTATCTACACATGCTGATAGATATGATACGAACAGAGCTTATGGAATTGCTAGTTATTCTAAAGGAAATATTTTCTTATCTCAATTAGAATATATTATAGGGGAAGAAAATGTCAGAAAAACATTAAAGAAGTATTTTGATGATTTTGCGTTTAAGCATCCTACTCCTAATGATATTCAGCGAACGGCAGAGAAAGTTTCAGGGATACATTTAGGATGGTATTTGAATGAATGGACGCAAACTACACATACGATTGATTATGGTATAAGATCAGTAGAAGGAAATAAAATAATACTAGAAAGAATAGGTAAAATGCCAATGCCTATTGATGTGGAAGTAGTTTACAAGGATGGAACGAAAGAAATGTTTAACATTCCACTAAGGATGATGAGGGGAGAGAAACCGACATCGGCAACCATTCTTGAAGATTGGACGTTTGCTCATCCAACATATACATTTGCAACAAGAAAAGCAGTGAAATCAGTTACAATAGATCCATCTCAGTTGATGGCGGATATAGAATTAAACAATAATACTTTTTATCTGAACTAA